GTCGACGGTCTGCTCGCCCTCGCCCGCGAGGAAGTAGAGGATCTCGTCGCTGTCGGGGTGTTCGTGGAGGTCGTGGCCCTCCCCAGGTTCGAGCTGGACGACGCCCGCGCTCAGCCGCTCGGAGCCGTTCACTTCGGGCGTCGCCATCCACTTGAGCGTCCCCCAGTCGAACTGCTGTGTCGATACGTCGCCGCCCTCGACGAAGTGCTCGTCTGCCATTGTCGCGTGCGAACCGTTCGCATCGTCGTCGCTTATGCGTTCGTACCTGTCAGGTTTCGCATCTGATTCGCGGACCGACGGATTCGGGAACCACCTCGAAGGTATCCGGATCCCGCCGTCTCGCCGGGGCTGGGGCCGGACTGGATACCTCCCCGACATCTTGATTAGGTCGTTGGTCGTCTGTCGAACCATACCATGGAATTCAGCCGTGCGGACTCCCTGGCGCGACTCGAATCGGTCGTCGAGAGCGGCGAACCAGTCATCGGCGCGGGCGCCGGAACGGGGATCTCGGCGAAGTTCGCCGAGCGCGGGGGCGTCGACCTGCTGATCATCTACAACTCCGGGCGCTACCGGATGAACGGTCGCGGGTCGCTGGCGGGCCTGCTGCCCTACGGCGACGCCAACGAGATCGTCGTCGAGATGGGTCACGAGGTGCTGCCGGTCGTCGAGGACACGCCCGTCCTCGCCGGCGTCAACGGGACGGACCCCTTCCGCGACATGGGCGTGTTCATCGAGGACCTCAAACGTCGGGGGTTCTCCGGCGTCCAGAACTTCCCGACGGTGGGACTCATCGACGAGGACAGCGGCTTCCGCCAGAACCTCGAGGAGACGGGGATGGGCTACGACGAGGAGGTCGAGATGATCCGCGAGGCGAGCGACCAGGGGATGCTCACCTGTCCGTACGTCTTCAACGAGGACCAGGCCCGCGCGATGACCGAGGCCGGCGCCGACGTGGTCGTCTCGCACATGGGCCTGACCACGTCGGGCGACATCGGCGCCGAGACCGCGCTCGACCTCGAGACGGCCGCCGAGCGCGTCCAGGCCCACTGCGACGCCGCCAAGGAAGTCAACGAGGACGTGATGGTCATCTGCCACGGCGGCCCGATCGCCTGGCCGGACGACGCCGAGTACGTCCTGAACAACACCGAGGGCGTCGTCGGCTTCTTCGGCGCGTCGAGCATCGAGCGCCTGCCCACCGAGGGGGCCATCGAGAACCAGGCCCGCGAGTTCAAGGAGATCGACTTCTGATGGCCCCCCACAGCTTCGGGAGGTGGCGACCGTGAGCGTCGTGATCGTCGGCACGCTCGACACGAAAGGCGAGGAGATCGCGTTCGCCCGCGACGTGATCGAAGCCCAGGGGCTCGATATCCACGTCGTCGACGTGGGCGTCGTGGGCGACCCGGCGTTCGACCCGGACACGGCCGCGAGCGAGGTCGCCGAGGCCGCCGGGACGACGCTCGCGGCGCTGCGCGAGGCGGGCGACCGCGGCGCGGCCATCGAGACGATGGGCGATGGCGCGGCCGCGGTCGCCACGCGGCTTCACGACGAAGGAGTCCTCGACGCGGTCCTCGGTCTCGGCGGGTCGGGGAACACGTCCATCGCGACCGCGGCGATGCGGGAGTTGCCCGTCGGGGTCCCGAAGGTGATGGTCTCGACGATGGCCTCGGGCGACACCGAACCGTACGTCGGCGCCCGCGACGTCATGATGCTGTACTCGGTCGCCGACATCGAGGGGTTGAACCAACTCTCGCGGCGAGTCATCTCGAACGCCGCGCTCGCGGTCGTCGGGATGGTCGAAAACGAACCGGACGTCGAGGTCGAGGACCGGCCGACGGTCGGCGTCACGATGTTCGGCGTCACAACGCCCTGCGTCCAGACCGCCCGCGAGTACCTCGAAGACGCGGGCTACGAGGTCATCGTCTTCCACGCCACCGGGACCGGCGGCCGCGCCATGGAGTCGCTGATCGAGGAGGGCGTCGTCGACGGCGTCCTCGACGTCACCACGACTGAGTGGGCGGACGAACTCGTCGGCGGCGTCCTGAGCGCGGGGCCCGAGCGCCTCGACGCCGCCGCCGAGGCGGGGATC
The window above is part of the Halosimplex rubrum genome. Proteins encoded here:
- a CDS encoding phosphoenolpyruvate hydrolase family protein: MEFSRADSLARLESVVESGEPVIGAGAGTGISAKFAERGGVDLLIIYNSGRYRMNGRGSLAGLLPYGDANEIVVEMGHEVLPVVEDTPVLAGVNGTDPFRDMGVFIEDLKRRGFSGVQNFPTVGLIDEDSGFRQNLEETGMGYDEEVEMIREASDQGMLTCPYVFNEDQARAMTEAGADVVVSHMGLTTSGDIGAETALDLETAAERVQAHCDAAKEVNEDVMVICHGGPIAWPDDAEYVLNNTEGVVGFFGASSIERLPTEGAIENQAREFKEIDF
- a CDS encoding Tm-1-like ATP-binding domain-containing protein, whose translation is MSVVIVGTLDTKGEEIAFARDVIEAQGLDIHVVDVGVVGDPAFDPDTAASEVAEAAGTTLAALREAGDRGAAIETMGDGAAAVATRLHDEGVLDAVLGLGGSGNTSIATAAMRELPVGVPKVMVSTMASGDTEPYVGARDVMMLYSVADIEGLNQLSRRVISNAALAVVGMVENEPDVEVEDRPTVGVTMFGVTTPCVQTAREYLEDAGYEVIVFHATGTGGRAMESLIEEGVVDGVLDVTTTEWADELVGGVLSAGPERLDAAAEAGIPQVVSVGALDMVNFGPRDSVPAEFEGRRFHVHNPQVTLMRTTPEENADLGEILAEKLNAATGPTALALPLGGVSMLDVEGEEFHDPEADAALFDALRAGLDDGVELVEVDTAINDEAFARTIAERLDESMREAGVV
- a CDS encoding cupin domain-containing protein, which encodes MADEHFVEGGDVSTQQFDWGTLKWMATPEVNGSERLSAGVVQLEPGEGHDLHEHPDSDEILYFLAGEGEQTVDGDTREVGAGEMVYIPEGVEHGTQNTGWETLKLLAVYAPPGPESELAEMPECEVLPPGETPTRED